Proteins encoded together in one Stigmatella aurantiaca window:
- a CDS encoding ATP-dependent helicase HrpB, whose protein sequence is MNKQGASKFDGVLANKSQAAGGAEQVQGAQAAQKAQAAQATQRADQVRQVETVNKTEKAALNKVNGATSEQLTSRAAEPVTAKAETSKAGNMMSSVVSSLEKGQLNLEKLIAQGSSGKQFSNGELLSLQASMYKYTQELDLTSKVVEKATSGLKDVVKTQV, encoded by the coding sequence GTGAACAAGCAGGGAGCCTCGAAGTTCGACGGGGTCCTCGCTAACAAGAGCCAGGCGGCCGGTGGCGCCGAGCAGGTCCAGGGCGCCCAGGCCGCGCAGAAGGCCCAGGCCGCTCAGGCCACCCAGCGCGCGGACCAGGTGCGCCAGGTGGAGACCGTCAACAAGACGGAGAAGGCGGCCCTGAACAAGGTGAATGGCGCCACCAGCGAGCAGCTCACCTCGCGCGCTGCTGAGCCCGTCACCGCCAAGGCGGAGACCTCCAAGGCCGGCAACATGATGTCCAGCGTCGTCAGCTCGCTGGAGAAGGGCCAGCTCAACCTGGAGAAGCTCATTGCGCAGGGCTCCTCCGGCAAGCAGTTCTCCAACGGCGAGCTGCTGTCGCTCCAGGCCTCCATGTACAAGTACACCCAGGAGCTGGACCTGACGAGCAAGGTCGTCGAGAAGGCCACCAGCGGCCTCAAGGACGTCGTCAAGACCCAGGTGTAG
- a CDS encoding sigma-70 family RNA polymerase sigma factor, which yields MGFGDDKKAILEKYGPYVRSLAATVRKQFNAQLELDELVSYGQIGLLEAADRFDPKVGANFLTFAHYRIKGAIFDGLRKMGILRGGDARSAFVGERAAAYLGNLSDREQGGGNRGGSFDDDVNDISNAVAGLAMVFATSLEGADSAGYSDESLPADQRLEMEQLKRRVRAAIDKLPDKERQLLQGYYFQGRTLEEAGSEIGQSKSWASRLHARAIERLKEILDDEEAPASSDDTRRQSHGGSNGGRLGRADRSAEAAGSGRAAGEQAGSLEVRRGPR from the coding sequence TTGGGGTTCGGCGACGACAAGAAGGCGATCCTCGAAAAGTACGGCCCATATGTGAGGTCGCTGGCGGCCACCGTCCGCAAGCAGTTCAACGCCCAGCTGGAACTCGACGAGCTGGTCTCCTACGGCCAGATTGGCCTGCTCGAGGCCGCCGACCGGTTCGATCCCAAGGTCGGGGCCAACTTCCTTACCTTTGCCCACTATCGCATCAAAGGTGCGATCTTCGACGGGCTGAGGAAAATGGGCATCTTGCGCGGCGGGGACGCCCGCTCGGCGTTCGTGGGCGAGCGCGCCGCGGCGTATCTGGGAAATCTTTCGGATCGCGAGCAGGGCGGAGGCAACCGCGGGGGGTCATTCGACGATGATGTCAATGACATCTCCAACGCGGTCGCGGGGCTGGCGATGGTGTTCGCCACCAGCCTGGAGGGCGCCGACAGCGCGGGGTACTCGGACGAGTCCCTGCCGGCAGACCAGCGGCTGGAGATGGAGCAGTTGAAGCGGCGGGTGAGGGCGGCGATCGACAAGCTCCCGGACAAGGAGCGCCAGCTGTTGCAGGGGTATTACTTCCAGGGCCGTACGCTGGAAGAGGCGGGCTCGGAGATCGGTCAGTCGAAGAGCTGGGCGTCGCGGCTGCATGCGCGGGCCATCGAGCGGCTCAAAGAGATTCTGGATGACGAAGAGGCACCTGCCTCTTCCGACGATACAAGGAGGCAGTCACATGGCGGGTCCAATGGCGGGCGTCTCGGCCGCGCAGATCGCTCAGCAGAAGCTGCAGGATCAGGGCGCGCAGCAGGTGAACAAGCAGGGAGCCTCGAAGTTCGACGGGGTCCTCGCTAA